TTTGTTGTGCGAAAATAATTACACGCCCTAATGTCTCAAGCGTAAGAGATAATCTTGCTGAACAAAATATCATGAGCTCTTGTTCCCTGGCCAATAGCAAATTCCCACATGAGCTCTGCAGTGGGAGCACCGAGCAGAACTAACTTCAAAAAGACGTCACTGCTGGACAACTATAAGAGGTAAGATGTCATTTCACTTTCAGACTCACTGTCTCCTGTCTTTGACAAATACTCACTCACTTCATCAAATATATGTTCTATGTTCTCATGTTGTATAAACCTGCATCTGAAATCTATAAAATCTGGCAGCTGGGCCGAATTTCTTCTGAACTGAATTGTTTGGGGAAACAGAATTTAATTCTGGAAAAAACAATCTAGAAATGTCAAATGTGAGTGTGAGGTTGGGAGCCTCATTGTGAGTTTTTATGGTAGCTTACTCATTACAAGCTCTGTAACAACCACAGTAACAGCCATGTTGTCATGTTAAATCAGCAAGTGTTTCAGTCAACGACTTATGAAAAactaattacacaaacacataaaaggGCAGCGAAAGCACCTGATTCAGTATGACCATGTTCTCTGTTTCATTGTTGACTacattgatgatgatgaggatgatgatatTGAGAGGTCCTGTTGTCAGATAATTAGAGGACATGTGTGCTGTATCAATGGCCTGTATTGATGAGGATTTGGGGTCAGTGAGGGGCTCGTGCGGGACCATGCCAACATCATAATGTGGCCCCTCCTCAGTCAGCTCAAATCTGGAGCGGAGGCTTCCTGTACACTCGGTGGGGGATAACAAGTGGCCCATTGTGTTAGTCTGAGTGTgcgattgtgtgtgtgtgtgtgtgtgtgtgtgtgtgtatgtgtatgtgtgtcctcCTGATGAGGAGACTGTGACCAGGTGTCATGTGATGGGTGGAAGTGAACACAATGGCCACTTGAAGAAGAAAGTAAACATCTTTAACCCCAGTCCTTCTGCATCCAGCCCGCAGCCGTGACCCCTTCACTAATTCACTtaatatataggcctatacatacatatttcaCGATGATTTTGTGAGTGTTTGCTAAATTGATATCATCTGTAGACAAGTCCTGTTCAGTATTAGTCAATTTTagttttgtctgtctttttttgttctatttttcCCTATCTATCAGTAGgctatctctctctcaccccctgGTTTCCTGTCAGTTTCCcgtttgtttctctgtgttggcGTGCCGCTCCGTTCCTGCCTCTGCTGCCAGTCACCTGCTGCACACCTGTTACGCATCCACTAATCAAGACACTGTGGGATATCTACCCCGGCTCTTCCCTTCATTCTCTGCCAGATTATACAGTTACCCAACGTGATACTAGCGCTAGCCTACTCTTCTAGTACACGTTCTTCCTTGAGGTTTGTTTTCCTCGTGATCGCCTGACTGGCCTCGTGTCTTCTAGTGCGCAGGTTTCACTACTCGCCTGTGATCTTCCCACCCTGCGGCCCGCCAGGCGGATCCTTACCACCGCTTGgttgctctgcctgcctcgctTCACCCTGATCTGCTATAGGCTACTGCTCATCATCCGCCACTGTTGCCACCGGAACCCCCCCCAAAATAAGCTTTGTTTAattgtgaccaccctttgcggTTTGAGTCATGTTTTTGAGTCCAGACATCTCTGCGGTTGTAACAAGTTTTCTTTCATTCTCACTTACATGTGGAAATACATGAATGATGAGCCTGTTTTTCATGCCATTTGAGTTCACCGCActgttgtgtctctgttttgCCATGATGTCTTCAGGAAATGGCTTTTGAAGCAccacatgtaaaacaaacagaaaacagttgGGTTTTCTCCAGATGCCATAAATCCTGTCAACAGTAAACACATACTGGTTAGTGCTGCGGGTTGTATGTTGTATTATGGatgtttttaactttaacatctttttttttttgtcttaatgTGCACGAATGATAAGTTGTGGTTTCTTCTCTCCAGAACGAGCTGCTCAATAAGAATTGTAACACATTGAATTACATTGCAGCGAATATTAGGTATATACTTTAGTTATACTATAGTAGTGTGTGTACGATGTGTGAGGGAAAAATCCAGTAATATTCATCTCTCATCTGCCTTAGCCAAGAACTGATGTTTCAGTTTACAGAACAGATGATAGCCATCTTTAGTTTACAGCTTTGTACTGCAGTTAACCCCACTGCCTCCCTGCGACATCACAAAGGACTTGATGTCTAATTCTAAAGGCCTCGGGGGAGCTGCTGTTGCACCTTTGGCAAAAAAGaggtaaataaaatatgaaaaatataatcCTGTTAGAGTGCATATGTTTTAGGAAATGACAAAAGGTTATCTGATGAGTCAAATATATAACTGAATACATCAGTTAATAATACTATTTCCGcagttaaattattaaaatggactctaaaaagaaatttaaagcTTCCTTTAGCCTCCAATCAGTTAGTAAAAAAGTAGGCTGTCGCTGTGAAGGAATTTCCTCTGTGGTTATTTAGGGTGGCTCAACAGCGTGGTATGCAGgggatttctttttgtgtttttaagctTCAATTTATCCTTTATTGTTAGGTCATCAGTAAGTGTATTGCTGCTTGTTAAATGACAAAGATGTCACAGGTTgaaaacaaatactttttatGTACTCAGGGAGCAGTCTGCAGGGTTTTGGTGCAGTGAGCAAAGTGGGCAAAGAGCTTGCCATTTGGTTTTAGGGGAGCAGCTACTGGCGATGCCAGTGTTACCCCTAACATGCTGGAAGATTGGCGTCTGCTAAAGATTCCACTAAGGCGAGCAGGGGCACGGAGTGTTGGTTCCAGCATAGGGGGGCCTTTGCATTCTAGGTTGGGGATTAGAGAAGAGGACGCTCGGCTCACCAGAACCCCCACTGCTACTGGTGAGCCTCTTCTTTTGGCCGGAGGGGACAGGTAGCGAGGACATGGCACTCGCTGGCTTTCATCGTGGCTTTCATCCACCGAAGATGTTCGGTTAGAGGTGAGCCCGTCCCAGCTGCATGAGCTCCTCTACTGTGGGAGTGCTGGAGCCATGGCAGGCCTGGAAAACTGGGGAATCACCTGAGCCTACTCTTGAGAGAGGTGGAGGGGAGGAGCAAGAAGTGGGCATGGTAGCATGCCTGCGGTTGTGGTGGTCACTTACCATCCCCTGCACTCTTGTCAATAGCTAGATGAAAAGGCTCATGCTCACTATGTTAAGTTACCTGCAGTGGTGATCTCATTACTCAGCATTAGCGAGCAAGCTGGCtaaactagctagctagctacctcCCTCTAAATATTGGTATGGCTCGGGATACGTCAGTTTACTTGAGGTGGTAAACACAGTCTGGTTAACATTTTATTCTGCTGATGAGGAGACTTTATCTTTTTTCTAAACAAAATTACTTACAAGGCATCTGTCACTATGGCCACTAAACTCACTCAATGAAGATGCAACTCACTCATAGTCCAATAGTAAGCAAAAGTGTCAGGATGAAGTAAACCGTTAACTTACTTTCCCAAATTCCCACTTAGTTTAGTATATGCAACGGTTAAGCCCACTGAGCGGGGAGGGGGTGGGGACGTAAACAAAACCTTCcaaatgtgttgtgttatgtgAGAATTGTTTCAGAAATAGTCAGCTTTAATTAAAGTTATATTTTCAATCAcataatttatgtaaaaaaaaattatggggtgtggggggggggcaactTCAAGTTATTCAGAAGTTGTTGGGGATGAGCTCACATGAAGACaaattgtgttttgggtttgaTTTTCCACGATGTGGAGGGAGGTTTCAGAGCCAAACCTCAACTTTACTCCCTCATCAGTCAATATTTGCTTACAGTGGTCTGTTTGGTCTGGATAAACTGTGACAGCCTGCTCAGACACTGTGCACATATTCTATTCAGTTCCTAGACTCAGAACCTCGACtcgagaaagagagggggagagataGAGTGGGGGAGGAAATAGAGAACACAGTAGCACAATGCATGTTCCACTTTCAGATGGaaaataatagtaatgataGTGGTAATAAGTATTAATAAAGATAATAATGATAGTAATGAAAGCAACAGCAATGATAATAGTAATAGaactaataattaattaatgtgtgcagtgggtgtcgagcaggaacattaTGGCAGCAGGTGGCCTGTTATCATAGATCCAGACTCTGCAGCTCCGGAGAcaatggagagggagagggggaaagaggagctcatcatgggaagtccctgcagtctaggcctatagcagcataaggGATGGTTCCAGCGCCTAACCAATGTGTTACAGGACAAAAAGAGTCTTCACACAGCCCAATACATTTCACTACAGGTGGTGAAGAATGtatgagagacagaaaaagctGACTGGGAGTCTAAGTGGGTTATTACAAGAATGACCCAGTTTCTCTGCACGCAACTGGACTTGTTCTTGTTGGTGAAAGCTGTATCACTGTTTCCACGCTCACTGCTTCAGCAAAACCCCTaaatcctctttttttcccaccTCATTGATTTACAAAGAAGTTTTCTGCCTCCGTTGTCTCAGAAAGACTGAAACTGAGAGCCACAAAGCGATTGTTTCTTTTGACCCTGAACAAAGAGCTTTCTGTTTGAATGATTGCTCCCAAACTCAAGTTTTTGCCAGACATCCATTTGCAGTTTTGGCTTTAAGCTCCTCTCCTACTGGGGTCTAGGGTCTGGAGAGATAAACACCACAGCTGTGGACTCCTTTTTGCTAAGATTAAACCGACTTGGATTACATCGGCTTGGAAGGCTAAATCATGGAGGAAATGAGTGAAAGAAGCAGAATTCTTACTTCATAAAACATCTGCAAGTCAATGGCTCTCCTGGTCTTTGAAAAGATTTTTGATCTTTGTGTTCGACTAGACGGGACAAGATTTAGGCTAGGTTGAGATCAGGGTTGCTACAGCTCTCCTTGCTCATTTTGTTTAGAGAAgaaaaagcactttaaattgTGCCTCTGGCAAGGTCTGTGGTTGCCATTAACAGCTGCACTGTAACCAAAGGAGTTCATTAATTAGAAAAACTGCATCAAGTTATCCAGGGACGGATTAACTTTAGTGGGAGACAGAATAAGTAGGGCCAGTGGACTAATGAGGGATATAAACAATGTGATATCCTGGAATGGCGTGTAAATAAAATGccacttttaaggacatttcGGCATGCCATGTCAACGCATTTTAAGCTTTTCGCTTGTCATTTCTCACTGTTCAGTCCCTatgagcaacacaaaggagTTTAACCAGTCAACATGCATATATAaatgtgatggttaaggttagcgGTAAAGTACATTGAAGGGGATGTCAATGCTAGCATCATTAGCTAGCGAGCTACTTAAACACtatgtagctaacattagcaacaaTGTAACATCATAACGTAATGTAAAgtaaccaaaaaaacaaaaccaaaaactaatgttgtgtaattattGATTCACTTGGGAACCAGAAGCCGGTCTCCTGTGTCATGGACCAACTTACCATCCACCACGTTACTGTTGGACTTTCATAGCTATTTATGTCCCACACACGCTCATTTTAACTGTGACACTAGGCGTAAAATGGCACGCCGTTTCTGCACAATAGAAGTCAATGCTGTCTAAACAGCGTGAAATGACACGCAAAAGCAAAAAATGTGTCGGAATACTACGCGACATGACGAAATGCGACTATATTCATAGGCCTTTTGTTGATACCAGGCtgatataaattatattttgtgcaGAGACAAATGTGTAACATATTTCTAGGACTgattgggttttatttttcttttgcttaGTTTCTTTTGCACACCgatacattcatacattttgcTTATTGTATCTAAGATATGAAATATTggctttattttttaacaactcAACTTCACCTTAGTTAATCTCTGTTAATAGCATATTGAACTTTCAaaaattattacagtttttcactgttaagacacatttcttgaaagcttcacccatattctcaaaactttaaacacaaaacccaGTCTTTAAACTACATTCACAAAACCTTCTGGCAAAATCAAACACTTGCCTCAAAACCATTTGATCTGtgctcaaaatcaaacaatgctttcaaaacataaacacagccagTCAATATGTAAAACACTACAGAGCATTCTTTAGACACTACATCAAAAAATTGAGAACACAGCATCCAGGGCATGTAGTTACAGAAAAATAGTTTTTGCGTagaggaaacacattttccaatttaaaaagtacagtaagttagtacagtaaatatgtagtatactgtaaataatacagtattgaatatctgtatattCAAATACAGTAAGCAACACAGAAAACTATAAATGGAAAGCAAATTACACAAAAAATGTTGAGCAActgcaaaatcaaagtcaatacattacagtttctcaaatgctaatacacatttcacaaatgtttcgtccatgttctccaatgtctaaacacaacacccttttctaaagctacataaacacaaccacaccttctcccttcaaaactcaaactttcacaccaaaagagcagctcgaagctttcaaaaatgtaaacactatacacatcattacacactacagcaaaacaattgaaaacacaatgctcaATTTGAGAGAAGGTTCTTTGTTTCATAACTGccaatgcatatttttagaaactttacaataatggatcttcttagatctctgcagaggattgggcatttagattTGTGAGTTTCATATGAAGAGTATAAATCTATAGTAAATTCTGTACACTACTGTAACACAACTCAATGCAAAAAACAGAATCTATTGCACACAACAGTACTCTTGAAAACATGATCAGGGTGTgaagtttttaatatttattttatttacaccacAATCACTGTGCGGCATCATGTCGCTGAGCTGCATCGGGCCACATCACCTCATCCACATCGCAGGCTATATTGTCTCTTGCCAGGCACCGCGGGAAAAACGCCCTGGAATGGCGGATCCATCCTTGGAAGTTCTCCACTGGGATGTCAACACACGCCAGCTCCATTGCCCTTAGGAGGTTCTCTCTAGTGTATGGTTGTCTGTCATAAACCTTCCATCTCCACGATGAGAAGAACTCCTCTATAGTGTTCAGGAAAGGGGAGTAGGGTGGCAGACGTTTAAAAAGTGGTTACTGTTGGTGGTGAACCACTCTGATTTGGTTTGTTCTGTGGAAGCGTACATTGTCCCAAATGATCACATAAATGGGATGTTCGGGCCCAGGATGGTGTTGTTGGCGGTCCAGGAGGATATCTTTTAGCTCCTCTAGGAAGGTTAGGAGACGTTGGGTGTTGTAAGACCCAAGGACAGCCTGCCGNNNNNNNNNNNNNNNNNNNNNNNNNNNNNNNNNNNNNNNNNNNNNNNNNNNNNNNNNNNNNNNNNNNNNNNNNNNNNNNNNNNNNNNNNNNNNNNNNNNNcatccattgtgtttgtttggaatcttcagcaaactgtgcactctgaacttgcttttatacatgtggtcacagcattagcaacaggtgttttcaattttgagtcgttgtgtgtaatgaatgacgccaggtgtgttcattttgttcaaatattgctgactgtggcaagcattttgcatcacatgagctttcatttgagaatatgagcagagttcttttgcaacttgtgttttagcaaggaaaaatgtgttaagatttatgtgaacggaggattgtgttttgtgaattgtgtcttcatgtgaaatgtgtttatgatattggaaaatgatggctagatttagtaaatgtgtttagacaactggtcatttggtttagaggattggcttttgtgttttagcatttgagaaaaactgtaagagaCTTCATCCACATAACATGCAACCTTGTCCCTTAACCAAGCAAAGGAGAAAAACCCTCGGAAGTGCTGGATGCTGCCTTGCTGTAACAACACTCCTCACATGTCTCACCACAGGCCAATTCCATTGCCCGTAAGAGATTTTGATCACATGATTAGGAACAAGTGTGCAGAATTATGAGTTGTTGTGTGTAAAAGATGACAGCTGTGTTGAagttgtgtttaacttttgttgtgtgtatttaccattttgcaacacaagtgcatcacagtgcaaaatgtgttttagtgagtgagaatgtgtttagagttttgcaaGAAAAGTGGATGAGATTTTCAAACAGTGTCTTAACGACTTGAACTTGTTTAAGGTTTTGCCAAAAGAGTGACTGATTCAGCAAATGGATTTAGGCCACTGAGGGTTCAGGTATTTGGTTCAGAGAATGCAATTATGAAAAACTGTAGCAAAAAGTCctccattttaaaaaagtaactattctgaatacatttgaaaagacgaattcatctttatttgttttaagaaaaacagCTGGTTATACAAACACCAGAAGTCTTTAAGTGATGCAGTGATTAGATTTTGTAAGTAAAGCAAACTGAGGggcctttctctctgtgtgcgtCACAGCACTGACAAAAATACACTTGTGGCTCAAAATACTTGTAGTGGAATAGACAATCGCTGTCGTTGGCACTCCAGTGTTGTTCACAAGCTTCCCTTTAAGGCAACAACACACTAACTCTCTCTAAGTGAGTAAACTTGGGATGAAATAGCAGGTAGTTGGCGTGTTCTGTGATAAAGTGGGCAAATAACACTGAGAAGTGTTATTgtcagtttttaaaatgtaatggaCAAATGACTGACACAAAAGTCTGAGTAATAGCCTGACACAGATTGATTCCAGTGGCTCTTCAGGCTCGAGACTGCTATTAACCCTTCTGTGAGCTGTTTGTCTGCCTCACCATAACCCCACTCCTTGGCCTTTAACCTTGCAATCTGGCAGTAGAAGAAAGTGCAACCTGCATGTGGCCTTTGATGTGTACTTTGCATATATCACTTGGAAATATGTgcaggtatacacacacacacacacacacacacatcattctCACACACTCATTAGGAACAGCAGTGCTCAAATCGTGTCCATCAGCAACTTTACACGTTTTAGAGGCTATGTCTGAAATGGCGATGCAAGGCAACTTACTCAAAAATCTCAGTTTTAGTGCGCAGACGTCATGTGATATTACAGTACGTACAGTACAGAACAGTAAACTGCACAAGGCAGGGTTATGTTTACTTAAGTTTGACACCGAAAGAGACTAAAAGGATCAGACAAATTTCTAATGTTGGGGATTCTGCTTTCTCCGCTGCCAAgcagacagtttgtgtgtgtcccgATACCCCCATAGTTTCAGGCCTCACAGGGTACTCTGGTTTGTTGGCTGCTCCCTTGAACTCTTATCAACAAGGTGGGGACATCCAGTGTGGAAAATCAAGAATGGTTGCGCCAAATATCAGGTTTGTAGTAGAGCTTAACTGCAGACCAGAAAGAAATGGACAATTTTCTGCAATTTCCCCGTCTCCCCTGTTTCCTCTCACAGCTTTCATCTGTGTTGTTTACAGCAGCTGTAGGCAGACCGACTGTACATTACCTggccagcaccaaacagcagacagacatgaTTAGCAACTAGTATGTGAGCACTTTGGAGCATTTAGGAACTAAAAAGCTATATTGTCTTCTGTCAGGTGTTGGTggagaaacaaaaataacaggAGAGTGcgtattggacttacattcgtTGGTTTGCTAGACACTaacaagtgttgtgtttacagctggtTAATTCCAGAGCTCCTCCAACTGTTTCTGAGCTCACATGGTAGGCATTAACACATGTTGCAAAATTGAGTCTGCTCCCCCTAAAGGCAAACAAGTTTTATGATTTACTTTTCAAAACAACTGATCAATGTTAAGGCTAAATGAATCAAGGAGCAGTACAGCTGGAGCACagatgaaagaaataaaatgatatCAGTGATTTCCTGCAATGGAATGGGGTTTACTGTTATCCATAACCTCTTTAGAAacaaatgagattaatttagCTGGGACTTTCCTTACTTCTGGTAAGGATGAGTATATCCACCATGAGGTACAATAACACTGCAACCACAGAGTACCATCTCTAAGACAGCCCTGCTTTCCAGACTGAAACAAACATCTTTTTGTGCAAATGGCGGGGAGAGTTTGTCATGTGCCCGATATAATCTGTTTATGAAGTTGTAATACAGTGGCTTCTTGTGTTCTAATCAGCAGGGTCGGCCTCAGTAGTCTAGTCGCTCAGTGATGTTTTGTGAGAGAAGCTAAATTTATGTCTGAGTGCTGTGGGTTTTATGTAAGGCTTATATAAGCTCTTACCCTTTTTTTTGGAAATGTAAGATGTTTTATAGCTTCATGTTAATACGTTTATATACCCTACAGACAGTTTTATGACTTAAACATTTGGCTCAAAATCAGCTTGTGAAAGTGCACCACAACTCCTCTTAAAGTGTAACTCATTGTTTTCTCCGCTTAAAAAAAATAGTGATAAATAATAGAAATGCAATAGGGAAAATGATCATTATTGAATCTCAGGGCTACAAAATATGTGTGGTGTGACATCCAGTGGACAGAGATTGTAACTTCATGCagtgtgtgtcactgttttcCTAGAAAGTGAAATAGATGTGATCATACTGAACTGACACGTTTAGGATGATTTATTAATTCAGGTATCATACATAACATGAAAGATAGTCACCAAACCCCTtccagagaaaaagaaagcagtAGCATCCTTTAAGGTGtttaaaataatagtaataacattttgtgaaatatgcaTGCTAAGAGTTAGATGTGAACATCAATTCAACTATCAGGCCTGTACAGTAAAAAataagctacagccagcagctggacatcttagcatgaagactggaaactCTGGAAACAAACCACAAACTGCACGGTGTaaacaaacaatgttttaatttgAGAGATTTAGAGGTGCTTGCAGGTAAATTTTGTTTCCCTTGGACAGAGCCacgctagctgtttccccttgtctttgtgctaagaTATTTACCATACAAAGAATTgagtggtattaatcttctcataTAACTCCCCGGTACAGTCCCAAATCCCTGAATTTCCTAACAGCTCACTGTTGATGTGCTGAAACTCAGATCAGATTACAGTACACGAAATCAGGaagtaaaggttaaaaaaattgaaaaaaacccacattattatttacaaaaatgtacacaaacattatacaaaaaatcagtagcacaaaaacaaatatgaatcCAAATTGAGTAacaaaaagtaattatattaaaaatcataataaCTAGAGCACAATgctaaataatgaaaaaaggtTTCTACAAAAATGCTAGAAATATCAGTATAAAATGAGGAGAAGAATACAGTCAAGATAAGTAAAGGTCTATGGTAGTTATCAGAGTTTAGCCCTTCTTGATAAACATTCATATGTAGGCGATACTCAAGATGATAACTCAAGCCTCTTGAAGACATTCCAGATAAAAATACACATCTCAacattatctacagtacattcatacattcatatactgtgtatttatatttgtaatTCCACAATTTGTGAAACTTTTAGGACACAATGGGCCTCTGGTTACTATCATAATTATAATGCAGAACCACTTCACATTAGCTctttagaataataaatatacattgTAATGGAAAACATCCTCCTGAGACTTGTaggttaaatgtttaaatattaatttcaccCTCATTTGTCGAACCTTTTTTCTGACCTTCATATTCTTCTATCAACTCCTTCCCTGTTAGTTAATGAGGACTCAAGCCATTCAAAGCTCTTTAAACACATCTGAAGCTGCTTTGATTACCCTCCTGTGTGTTGTGTATTAACTGGCCTTCAGCTGGTTGTTGTCCCCGGACTCTGAGGCTCTGGGGAGCTTCGGCCTGGCTGCACGGAGATGGGTGCTGCCCGAGAACGACTGCCGCAGGGAGGACATGCGACTGCGGAAACCCTCTCCAGAGAAAAAATAAAGCAGTGGATCAAAACATGAATTGGAAGCAGCCAGGCACAGCGTCACCACCACAGACTTCTGAATGGCAATCCTCTCTGAGCAGGTGTCATTTCGGGACAGGGAGCTCAGGTGGATGGTGCGTTGCACGTGGTATGGCATGAAGCTGATTAGGAAGGTCAGCAGGACGATGACAATCATTCGGATGGCTCGGGTGCCCGTCCCCTGCTGCCGTCGGGCAGAAGGAGTACGGGACAGCAGAACACGGACTATGCCAGCGTAGCAGACAAGGATGACCAGGAAGGGCAGGACAAAGCCAATCACCAGAGACAAATAGTTCAGTATGACTAGTTTCCGTACATCTCTCCCTCCTCCAGGAGGCTCAAAgcacttggttttatttgtgctgGGGTCAAAATGCTGGCCAGACATCAGGAAGGGTGAAGATGAAAGACAAGTAAACACCCAGACACCAGCGCACACCAGGCGAGCGCGGTTCTCTGTCAC
This portion of the Micropterus dolomieu isolate WLL.071019.BEF.003 ecotype Adirondacks linkage group LG19, ASM2129224v1, whole genome shotgun sequence genome encodes:
- the cysltr1 gene encoding cysteinyl leukotriene receptor 1; its protein translation is MRPQMEQMNVTDSLESNSTDCPSIDDFRNQVYSTAYSLITVLGLVGNGLALVVLFRTSRQRSPFQIYMLNLAVSDLLCVMTLPLRVLYYVNKGQWNQGDFLCRISSYALYVNLYCSIYFMVVMSVTRFLAIVFPVQNMQLVTENRARLVCAGVWVFTCLSSSPFLMSGQHFDPSTNKTKCFEPPGGGRDVRKLVILNYLSLVIGFVLPFLVILVCYAGIVRVLLSRTPSARRQQGTGTRAIRMIVIVLLTFLISFMPYHVQRTIHLSSLSRNDTCSERIAIQKSVVVTLCLAASNSCFDPLLYFFSGEGFRSRMSSLRQSFSGSTHLRAARPKLPRASESGDNNQLKAS